The proteins below come from a single Miscanthus floridulus cultivar M001 chromosome 1, ASM1932011v1, whole genome shotgun sequence genomic window:
- the LOC136466801 gene encoding uncharacterized protein gives MASQRTWLASYHMKGAAQTWYYALEQDEGMPHWERFRELCSLRFGPAVQGTRLAVLARLPFLSTVQDYSERYNAVLCHARDLSPRQKAELYVGRLPDQIKVHVEMRTPRDLQSTMYLAQAFE, from the coding sequence ATGGCTTCGCAGCGCACCTGGCTCGCGTCCTATCACATGAAGGGCGCTGCACAGACATGGTACTACGCCCTGGAACAAGACGAGGGCATGCCGCACTGGGAGCGCTTCCGGGAACTCTGCTCCCTCCGCTTTGGGCCGGCTGTACAGGGCACTCGCTTGGCCGTGTTGGCACGTCTGCCGTTCCTCTCCACCGTGCAAGACTACTCCGAGCGCTACAACGCCGTCCTGTGCCATGCCCGTGACCTCTCCCCTCGACAAAAGGCAGAGTTGTACGTGGGGAGGCTCCCGGACCAGATCAAAGTGCATGTGGAGATGCGCACGCCGCGGGACCTACAATCTACCATGTACTTGGCTCAGGCATTCGAGTGA
- the LOC136466809 gene encoding lysine-rich arabinogalactan protein 19-like — MSQSQPTSSFPPPPSTSTAPLQSAASEVSEGSSLSAVPLTLESLASAIIDINRNIASMQAAWVGLVQQPSPPPFSPPPLSTGVTTVTSQPLLPPSSFPYEMPVSGPGVPLNLLRWPASPSPIPSWAMGSAAPLVFATTVTQAAVAPAPSSTVPQVLSEGVDASLPGAPTAAD, encoded by the coding sequence ATGTCGCAATCTCAGCCGACCTCCTCCTTCCCACCACCACCATCCACCTCCACCGCGCCGCTCCAATCTGCGGCCTCTGAGGTCTCGGAAGGCTCGTCGCTGTCTGCTGTGCCGCTCACGCTCGAGTCCTTGGCGTCTGCGATCATCGACATCAACCGCAACATCGCGTCCATGCAGGCGGCGTGGGTGGGACTCGTCCAGCAGCCCTCCCCACCGCCGTTCTCGCCGCCGCCGCTATCCACGGGGGTTACCACTGTGACCTCCCAGCCGCTGCTTCCGCCCTCGAGTTTCCCTTACGAGATGCCAGTCTCAGGCCCAGGGGTGCCGCTCAATCTTCTTCGCTGGCCGGCCTCGCCGTCCCCGATTCCATCATGGGCGATGGGCTCGGCCGCTCCTCTGGTCTTCGCCACTACCGTCACCCAAGCAGCCGTCGCGCCCGCGCCATCATCAACAGTGCCGCAGGTCCTCTCCGAGGGGGTCGACGCCTCCCTCCCCGGGGCACCCACAGCAGCAGATTAG